In the genome of Massilibacillus massiliensis, one region contains:
- a CDS encoding flagellar protein FlgN, with product MWKELISVLMKILDVYKQLLILSNEKRMVIVKVQMKELEKIVGQEQGMIAAIGKLEQQREAALTALLAEENISAPNQHLLDLVMFCDEKTGNKITELHQQFKETLGALDENNKMNNHLLTQALSVVNYNLNLLSETSVGPTYAQQGREQVSSVKRFDYKA from the coding sequence ATGTGGAAAGAACTGATTTCCGTTTTAATGAAGATTTTGGATGTATATAAACAGCTATTGATTTTAAGTAATGAAAAACGTATGGTCATTGTAAAAGTACAGATGAAAGAACTCGAAAAGATTGTGGGACAAGAACAGGGCATGATTGCGGCAATCGGTAAATTGGAGCAACAGCGTGAAGCTGCGCTTACAGCATTATTAGCCGAAGAAAATATTTCCGCACCAAATCAGCATTTGCTCGATTTGGTCATGTTTTGCGATGAAAAAACAGGCAATAAGATCACAGAACTTCATCAACAGTTCAAAGAAACGTTAGGGGCACTTGACGAAAATAACAAGATGAATAATCATTTGCTGACGCAAGCATTATCTGTGGTGAATTATAATTTGAATCTATTGTCAGAGACGAGTGTCGGTCCGACTTATGCGCAGCAGGGAAGAGAACAAGTTTCTAGTGTAAAACGGTTTGACTATAAGGCGTAA
- a CDS encoding flagellar protein FlgN: MKQLTVILKMQSTLYGQLLQLSKQQTEKLVANDAIEVQKAAKEIEKIMQQLSKLEIQRQESITACRAAYKMSENLTLRQLIEKIPNHTEDKENAVHLVIDLEEKTAELKEYINQNKILLEKAMQFIDFNVNLITSTSAGTTYAAKGQEGTAVSKRKMFDQSI, encoded by the coding sequence ATGAAACAATTAACGGTGATTTTAAAAATGCAAAGTACGCTTTATGGACAATTGCTTCAATTAAGCAAACAGCAAACAGAAAAATTGGTTGCAAATGATGCGATAGAGGTACAAAAAGCTGCAAAAGAGATAGAAAAAATTATGCAGCAGTTATCTAAGCTGGAGATACAGCGTCAAGAGAGTATAACTGCATGCAGAGCGGCTTATAAAATGAGTGAGAATCTTACCCTTAGACAGCTGATTGAAAAGATTCCAAATCATACCGAAGATAAAGAAAATGCGGTACATCTTGTAATTGATTTAGAAGAAAAGACAGCAGAACTGAAGGAATATATCAATCAAAATAAGATTTTACTCGAAAAGGCGATGCAGTTTATTGATTTTAATGTGAATCTGATAACGAGTACGTCGGCTGGAACAACATATGCAGCGAAAGGGCAGGAAGGTACTGCCGTGAGTAAAAGAAAAATGTTTGACCAATCAATATGA